From a region of the Coffea arabica cultivar ET-39 chromosome 3e, Coffea Arabica ET-39 HiFi, whole genome shotgun sequence genome:
- the LOC113736664 gene encoding probable E3 ubiquitin-protein ligase ARI7, giving the protein MESEDDMHDANDAESGDDDFYSGMDSDGDYDYDYGTADYEFMGNEIDDSDDIIDSRGQKSYTILKEEDIRQRQEDDIMRISTVLSVSREVACLLLRRYNWSVNNVHEEWFAHEERVRLAVGLLEKPVVQSSNAKEVACGICFENYPLDKISAAACGHSFCNTCWQAYVSTSINDGPGCLTLRCPDPSCYAAVGQEMIARLASDENKDKYYRYLLRSYIEDNRKTKWCPAPGCDHAVEYVVGSGSYDVTCSCSYSFCWNCTEEAHRPVDCETVAKWILKNSAESENMNWILANSKPCPKCKRPIEKNQGCMHMTCTPPCKFEFCWLCLGVWSEHGERTGGFYACNRYEAAKQEGVYDEAERRREMAKNSLERYTHYYERWATNQSSRQKALADLHLMQTVHLEKLSEIQCQPESQLKFIIEAWLQIVECRRVLKWTYAYGYYLPEHEHTRRQFFEYLQGEAEAGLERLHQCAEKELQNYLQAEGPSKDFNDFRTKLAGLTSVTRNYFENLVRALENGLSDVDSQGSCSKTSSSKNVTASSKGKGGGKGKGSSKTGGSSRNLDDSGNWACDQCTYSNVKSATACQMCQNRR; this is encoded by the exons ATGGAATCGGAGGATGATATGCACGACGCCAACGACGCGGAGTCCGGCGACGATGATTTCTACAGCGGAATGGATAGCGACGGAGACTATGATTACGACTACGGCACTGCCGATTACGAGTTTATGGGTAACGAGATTGATGACTCAGATGATATCATTGATAGTCGTGGCCAG AAGAGTTACACCATCTTGAAGGAAGAAGATATACGTCAACGTCAAGAAGATGACATCATGAGAATTTCGACCGTTCTCTCTGTATCAAGAGAAGTGGCTTGTCTACTGTTGCGGCGTTATAATTG GAGTGTTAATAATGTGCATGAGGAATGGTTTGCCCATGAAGAACGAGTCCGCTTGGCTGTTGGTTTATTGGAGAAGCCTGTTGTTCAATCCTCAAATGCCAAGGAG GTTGCCTGTGGGATTTGTTTTGAGAACTATCCTCTTGACAAGATAAGTGCTGCTGCATGCGGTCATTCTTTTTGTAATACATGCTGGCAAG CTTACGTTAGCACATCTATCAATGATGGCCCTGGTTGCTTGACGCTGAGGTGTCCTGATCCCTCCTGCTATGCTGCTGTTGGACAAGAAATGATTGCTAGGCTGGCGTCTGATGAAAATAAGGATAAATATTATCGTTACCTTCTTAGATCATATATAGAAGACAACAGGAAG ACCAAGTGGTGTCCAGCTCCAGGTTGTGATCATGCTGTTGAATATGTGGTTGGAAGTGGGAGCTATGATGTTACTTGTAGTTGTTCATATAGCTTTTGTTGGAAC TGTACAGAGGAAGCTCATCGCCCTGTGGACTGTGAGACTGTGGCTAAGTGGATTTTGAAAAACAGTGCTGAGTCAGAAAACATGAACTG GATATTGGCGAATTCTAAGCCTTGTCCAAAGTGCAAACGTCCAATTGAGAAGAATCAAGGTTGCATGCACATGACTTGCACACCACCTTGCAAGTTTGAATTTTGCTG GCTATGTCTTGGTGTATGGTCAGAACATGGTGAGAGGACAGGTGGTTTCTATGCTTGCAACCGTTATGAGGCAGCAAAGCAGGAGGGGGTG TATGATGAAGCCGAACGCAGGAGGGAGATGGCCAAGAATTCTCTGGAGAGATATACTCACTACTATGAGCGGTGGGCAACCAACCAGTCG TCAAGGCAAAAAGCTCTAGCAGATTTGCACCTAATGCAAACTGTGCAT CTGGAAAAGTTGAGTGAAATACAATGCCAACCTGAGTCACAGTTGAAGTTCATAATTGAAGCTTGGCTTCAG ATCGTAGAATGTCGGAGGGTTCTAAAATGGACATATGCTTATGGCTATTACCTACCTGAGCATGAGCACACCAGGAGACAGTTTTTTGAGTACTTACAAG GGGAGGCAGAGGCTGGTTTAGAGAGGCTCCATCAGTGTGCAGAAAAGGAACTACAGAATTACCTCCAGGCTGAAGGTCCTTCGAAGGATTTCAATGATTTTCGCACGAAGTTAGCTGGTCTGACTAG TGTGACCCGAAACTACTTCGAGAACCTGGTCAGAGCATTAGAAAATGGTCTTTCGGATGTGGACTCGCAAGGATCTTGTAGCAAGACATCAAGCTCAAAAAATGTAACTGCTAGCAGCAAGGGAAAAGGTGGTGGCAAGGGAAAGGGGTCTTCCAAGACAGGAGGGTCTAGCAGAAACCTTGATGATTCTGGTAATTGGGCATGTGATCAGTGCACGTATTCAAATGTTAAGTCTGCAACTGCATGCCAAATGTGCCAGAATCGTCGGTGA